A genomic segment from Agelaius phoeniceus isolate bAgePho1 chromosome 2, bAgePho1.hap1, whole genome shotgun sequence encodes:
- the C2H13orf42 gene encoding uncharacterized protein C13orf42 homolog yields MFKKIHSIFHPNSQRRNVTDDIPYSDGAGSAVRLIRSTSMYVLGGEQEKVSEPLKKCRSTTSIDSCFQPKEEDRDWMYSKTQDCLKYLQDLLALRKKYLENINNLKSMHMAADSPASTRSSKTGKKLFLPLPSKETSKASMERKGPQSSSDVREAIAFFDSVIADLDSERWRRVPDVDLPNVDVDFDVATSTSEHSLHSNWILRAPRRYSQDAAQAAKQSQRNSQRRTTGSRKRLERHPMYLPKAVEGAYSTLKFKPKTHKKEC; encoded by the exons ATGTTCAAAAAGATCCATTCTATATTTCACCCCAACTCCCAGCGAAGAAACGTGACAGATGACATTCCTTACAGTGATGGAGCTGGTTCTGCAGTGAGACTGATCCGCAGCACTTCCATGTATGTCCTTGGAGGTGAGCAGGAAAAAGTTAGTGAACCGCTAAAAAAATGCAGAAGTACAACCAGCATCGACTCTTGCTTTCAGCCAAAAGAGGAAGACAGAGACTGGATGTACTCTAAGACTCAGGACTGCCTGAAGTACCTCCAGGATCTGCTAGCCttgaggaaaaaatatcttGAAAACATCAATAACTTGAAATCCATGCATATGGCTGCAGATTCTCCAGCATCCACAAGATCATCCAAAACTggaaaaaagttatttcttCCACTTCCTTCCAAAGAGACTTCTAAG GCATCCATGGAAAGAAAAGGCCCACAGTCCAGTTCAGATGTAAGAGAAGCAATAGCCTTCTTTGACTCAGTGATTGCAGACCTGGACTCAGAGAGATGGCGGAGAGTTCCCGACGTGGATCTGCCAAATGTGGATGTCGATTTTGATG TTGCTACCAGTACGAGTGAACACAGTTTGCATTCAAACTGGATCCTTCGTGCTCCCCGGAGATACTCACAAGACGCTGCCCAAGCAGCTAAGCAATCCCAAAGAAACAGTCAGAGGAGAACCACTGGCTCTAGGAAAAGGCTGGAAAGGCATCCCATGTACCTGCCCAAAGCTGTGGAAGGGGCATACAGCACTTTAAAATTTAAGCCTAAAACACACAAGAAAGAATGTTGA